The proteins below come from a single Roseiflexus sp. RS-1 genomic window:
- a CDS encoding B12-binding domain-containing radical SAM protein yields the protein MTDHETNATNGKHLAPGDKKQGIKLVAPARADERAGEIKFVEMPREKQPRLDVLVLNPPSPDGDLFLRDIARVGRRTRDGIIWPQTALAQIGAVVKEAGYSVDVVDAIGLGMTWEEFERYMYRHKPRYMVIHATAPTLTNDMRTTFLGKSVGTITMAIGTHVTPMSRETLESYPTLDIVVRGEPEMTILDVIQTIDRQVELEKATDTVPVGNPDLTAPWRKLPFPDASYLTTRGRFLGVYPQVIARALRETRGVAFRNEHGEVQINPDRPFIENLDSLPLPLHHMLPWKKYKVPIVGGPYTFVLTSRGCPAGCRYCIKHVTYQASVRHRSPQHVLEEMYMLKEMGMHHIHFEADLFTVKKEFVYDLCNAIIKDGIKLQWSCNSRVDFVDEEELALMKKAGCFMIAWGLESGSEAVLKRARKGTTVKRIEETIHASRKVGIKNWGYFIIGLPGETVETIQQTIALSKRLPLDIALFHIATPYPGTPFYYEAVENGWIQMDRWEDYDMYNHTVLNYPHLSSKDLEYWAKRAAREWSLRPGPIMTFLKAASNRETLGHLWKIGTNHIRWMSGSLTGSGA from the coding sequence ATGACGGATCACGAGACGAACGCAACGAATGGGAAGCATCTTGCCCCTGGCGACAAAAAGCAGGGCATCAAACTGGTCGCCCCCGCCCGCGCCGATGAGCGCGCTGGCGAAATCAAGTTCGTCGAGATGCCGCGCGAGAAGCAGCCGCGCCTCGACGTTCTGGTGCTCAACCCGCCATCACCTGACGGTGACCTGTTCCTGCGCGACATTGCGCGTGTAGGACGCCGCACCCGTGATGGCATCATCTGGCCCCAGACGGCGCTGGCGCAGATCGGCGCCGTGGTCAAGGAGGCAGGCTACAGCGTCGATGTAGTCGATGCCATCGGTCTGGGCATGACCTGGGAAGAGTTCGAGCGCTACATGTACCGGCACAAGCCGCGCTACATGGTCATCCACGCCACCGCGCCGACGCTGACCAACGATATGCGCACCACCTTCCTCGGCAAGTCGGTTGGTACGATCACGATGGCAATCGGCACCCACGTCACGCCGATGAGCCGTGAGACGCTCGAGTCATACCCGACGCTCGACATCGTGGTGCGCGGCGAACCGGAAATGACCATCCTGGATGTCATTCAGACCATCGACCGTCAGGTGGAACTGGAGAAAGCAACCGACACCGTGCCGGTCGGCAACCCCGACCTGACGGCGCCGTGGCGCAAACTTCCCTTCCCGGATGCGTCGTACCTGACGACCCGCGGACGCTTTCTGGGGGTCTATCCGCAGGTCATTGCCCGCGCTTTGCGCGAGACGCGCGGCGTTGCCTTTCGCAATGAGCACGGCGAGGTTCAGATCAACCCCGACCGCCCATTCATCGAGAACCTGGACAGCCTGCCGCTGCCGCTGCACCACATGCTCCCCTGGAAGAAGTACAAGGTGCCGATTGTCGGCGGACCATACACGTTTGTGCTGACGAGCCGCGGATGCCCGGCCGGATGCCGCTACTGCATCAAGCACGTCACCTATCAGGCGAGTGTGCGGCATCGCAGCCCGCAGCACGTGCTCGAAGAAATGTACATGCTCAAAGAGATGGGCATGCACCACATCCACTTCGAGGCAGACCTGTTCACCGTCAAGAAAGAGTTCGTCTACGACCTGTGCAACGCGATCATCAAGGACGGCATCAAACTGCAATGGTCGTGCAACAGCCGCGTGGATTTCGTCGACGAAGAAGAACTGGCGCTGATGAAGAAAGCCGGCTGTTTCATGATCGCCTGGGGGTTGGAGAGCGGCAGCGAGGCGGTGCTGAAGCGCGCGCGCAAAGGCACGACGGTCAAGCGCATCGAAGAAACGATCCACGCCAGCCGCAAAGTCGGCATCAAGAACTGGGGGTACTTCATCATCGGTCTGCCCGGTGAGACGGTCGAGACCATCCAGCAGACGATTGCGTTGTCGAAGCGGTTGCCGCTGGACATTGCACTCTTCCATATCGCCACGCCCTATCCCGGCACGCCTTTCTACTACGAAGCGGTCGAGAACGGCTGGATTCAGATGGATCGCTGGGAAGACTACGACATGTACAACCACACCGTGCTGAACTACCCGCACCTGAGCTCGAAGGATCTGGAGTACTGGGCGAAGCGGGCCGCTCGCGAATGGTCGCTGCGCCCTGGTCCGATCATGACCTTCCTCAAAGCAGCCAGCAACCGCGAGACGCTCGGTCATCTGTGGAAGATCGGCACGAACCACATCCGCTGGATGAGCGGCAGCCTGACGGGAAGCGGCGCATAG
- a CDS encoding flippase: MNQLATTVLRNSIVGMAAHISMKLLSFAFSVLIIRNLGATDFGQYAAVLGFGSVFLFIADLGLSPYTVREVARLRDQPDGKERIQALYADVLTMRLILSVIAGILVVSAAILTGRPLLMIGAIAINSFTVLIYAVHGSSEAVLSGYERLDLVSGMQVVNQLAFVLIGGLALWLGFGYYGLIIATMIGVTLMTALVVRAVWRLGVRPGRVTWRRWLPLLRAAFPFGVIGLTLGISYRFDTVLLNIYEGDTTTGYYNAAYNLIFSLVTLSNVLNTALYPSLSRQSVTAPETLPLVYERVLRYLMVVALPIAVGGFIVAGPLVELLFGAAYAPSAPLFAILIWVLPLMFLSEFLGYVVVIAGREALVARSIIVSSSLNVVANLLFIPMFGVVAAATVTVATEAVLVLQYIWLTRDLLGRMQWSALLRSALAVVAMAALVYLTRNLPVLATIAVGGALYGGLLLAMRVVGPDEAAFVRSMLAARRAVKQI, from the coding sequence ATGAACCAACTCGCAACCACTGTGCTCCGCAACTCGATCGTCGGTATGGCGGCGCATATCAGTATGAAACTTCTCTCGTTCGCGTTCTCGGTGCTGATCATCCGCAACCTGGGCGCGACCGATTTCGGACAGTATGCCGCCGTGCTCGGTTTTGGCAGCGTCTTCCTGTTCATTGCCGATCTTGGGTTAAGCCCGTACACGGTGCGCGAAGTGGCGCGCCTGCGCGACCAGCCCGACGGCAAAGAGCGCATTCAGGCGCTGTATGCCGATGTGCTGACCATGCGCCTGATCCTGTCGGTCATTGCGGGGATTCTGGTAGTCAGCGCTGCAATCCTGACTGGACGACCGCTTCTGATGATTGGAGCGATTGCGATCAACTCGTTCACCGTGCTGATCTACGCCGTCCACGGCAGCAGCGAAGCAGTGCTCTCCGGGTATGAGCGCCTCGATCTGGTGTCAGGCATGCAGGTTGTCAATCAACTCGCGTTTGTGCTGATCGGCGGGCTGGCGCTCTGGCTGGGGTTCGGCTACTACGGTCTGATCATCGCAACGATGATCGGGGTGACCCTTATGACAGCGCTGGTCGTTCGCGCAGTCTGGCGACTGGGGGTGCGTCCCGGTCGCGTGACCTGGCGACGCTGGCTGCCGCTGTTACGCGCTGCATTTCCGTTCGGCGTCATCGGTCTGACCCTGGGGATTTCATACCGCTTCGATACGGTGCTGCTCAACATTTACGAGGGCGATACGACGACCGGCTATTACAATGCTGCATACAATCTGATCTTCTCGCTGGTGACGCTGTCGAATGTTCTCAACACCGCGCTCTACCCCTCGCTCTCGCGGCAGTCGGTAACGGCGCCGGAGACGTTGCCGCTGGTATACGAGCGTGTGTTGCGCTACCTGATGGTGGTGGCGCTGCCGATTGCAGTCGGTGGTTTCATCGTCGCCGGTCCGCTGGTAGAACTCTTGTTCGGTGCGGCTTACGCACCGTCCGCTCCGCTCTTCGCCATCCTGATCTGGGTGCTGCCGTTGATGTTCCTCTCCGAATTCCTCGGTTATGTGGTCGTCATTGCCGGGCGCGAGGCGCTGGTCGCGCGCTCGATCATTGTCAGCAGCAGCCTCAATGTCGTCGCCAACCTTCTGTTTATTCCGATGTTCGGTGTTGTGGCTGCGGCGACCGTCACAGTCGCAACCGAGGCAGTGCTGGTGCTCCAGTATATCTGGTTGACGCGCGACCTGCTGGGGCGAATGCAATGGAGCGCACTTCTGCGCTCAGCGCTGGCGGTCGTCGCAATGGCGGCGCTGGTCTATCTGACGCGCAACCTGCCGGTGCTGGCGACAATTGCTGTCGGTGGGGCGCTCTACGGCGGGTTGCTGCTGGCAATGCGGGTTGTCGGTCCGGATGAAGCGGCATTTGTGCGGAGCATGCTGGCGGCGCGGCGGGCGGTCAAGCAAATATGA
- a CDS encoding glycosyltransferase family 4 protein, which yields MKIVLPVHHFLPKHVGGAELYTLRLSNLFRARGHSVEIVCVESLDGDHAIQVEAERDFYHDVPVWRLRLPRDCVSEGLGMLYDYAPLGAWFADYVQREHPDVVHFQAGYLIGVAPLRAAVSAGIPTVLTLHDHWFLCPRIMLQRGDGSICTAIPDDPAGCAWCMLLEKRRYHIADHLTGGLAGRLAQLLMLIPQREAIAERRSTLMESLSLPDIVIAPSMYLASRFAEYFQAGRMIVLRGGIDLAPFQKVLSAQHDGILRFGFIGLVAPHKGVHLLIEAFRLLNNRERPVELHIYGNTDAYPAYVRELRQKARGDDRIHFHGRFEPSRVAEVFAGFDVTVLPSLCYENNPLVILESYAAGKPVITAAMAGMKELVNHAENGLHFKAADARDLARQMQLLIDDTDLLPKLRRGVRPPRSIDQEAEDLLGIYERLCQQRNSPSSKVV from the coding sequence ATGAAAATCGTTCTGCCAGTACACCACTTTTTGCCGAAACACGTTGGGGGGGCTGAACTCTATACCTTGAGGCTGTCCAACCTGTTTCGTGCTCGGGGGCATAGCGTCGAAATCGTATGCGTCGAGTCGCTAGATGGAGATCACGCTATCCAGGTCGAGGCGGAAAGAGATTTCTACCATGATGTTCCCGTGTGGCGCCTCAGGTTGCCGCGTGACTGCGTCTCCGAGGGCTTGGGCATGCTCTATGACTATGCTCCGCTTGGAGCGTGGTTTGCCGACTATGTGCAGCGGGAGCATCCCGATGTTGTTCACTTTCAGGCGGGCTATCTGATCGGAGTAGCGCCACTCCGCGCTGCTGTCAGCGCGGGTATACCAACAGTGCTCACACTCCATGACCACTGGTTTCTTTGCCCGCGTATTATGCTACAACGTGGTGATGGCAGCATCTGCACCGCGATCCCTGACGATCCAGCCGGTTGCGCATGGTGTATGCTCCTTGAAAAACGACGCTATCACATTGCCGATCACCTGACCGGTGGTCTTGCGGGTCGTCTTGCGCAGTTGTTAATGCTTATTCCCCAAAGGGAGGCTATTGCAGAGCGCCGTTCAACTCTAATGGAGTCCCTGAGTTTACCAGATATCGTGATTGCGCCATCAATGTATCTTGCCAGTCGCTTTGCCGAATATTTCCAGGCCGGGCGAATGATCGTTTTACGCGGAGGGATCGATCTTGCTCCTTTCCAGAAAGTGCTATCAGCGCAGCATGATGGTATACTGCGTTTTGGATTTATTGGCCTGGTTGCTCCTCATAAAGGGGTGCATCTGCTTATTGAAGCGTTCCGCCTGTTGAATAACCGGGAAAGACCTGTTGAGTTACACATATACGGTAATACTGATGCGTATCCTGCTTATGTCAGAGAGTTACGCCAAAAAGCGCGAGGTGATGATCGCATTCACTTCCACGGTCGTTTCGAGCCATCCCGCGTTGCAGAAGTGTTCGCTGGCTTCGATGTCACCGTGCTACCATCGCTCTGCTACGAGAACAATCCACTTGTGATTTTGGAGTCTTACGCTGCTGGAAAACCGGTGATAACTGCGGCGATGGCAGGGATGAAGGAGTTGGTGAACCATGCGGAGAACGGGCTACACTTCAAGGCGGCAGACGCCAGAGATCTGGCACGACAGATGCAGTTGTTAATCGATGATACTGACCTTTTACCAAAGTTGCGCAGAGGCGTCCGACCGCCGCGGAGCATCGATCAAGAGGCAGAGGATCTGCTCGGTATCTATGAACGTCTCTGTCAGCAACGCAACAGTCCGTCCAGCAAGGTGGTGTAA
- a CDS encoding twin-arginine translocation signal domain-containing protein, which translates to MKQPAQRPIITRRRFLQACACTVAAGALGATGYVAVNAPLPAPQPESAALLAQATGRPQPDAPILLVTNQRAMPSFGAYLGAILRAEGFAAFRTARIDDLDSALIGRFPLVILAAGKLTSPEAEMFRSYVLSGGRLIAMRPDPQLADLMGVRHTGGVLARAYLSAADHPLARGIDRHAFQIHTPVEQYQLAGAEPIAWASQPYGSATRYPAAVVNRAGKGIAALWSFDLPHNIALIRQGNPGAANQERDGLDGIRTMDLFVDWIDPEVIDVPQADELQRLLANMIHALTDAMPLPRIWYLPQGATAVLVATGDAHGIQVGHITPGLEIVERYGGTISVYYTTPRVSAARRTARRIQWWAETLPVVGHVFEEHSGYPTPRLVESWREQGHGFGLHPWVEEGVAYGYNRAWNDFVKHGYGPAAPTVRTHRVLWSGWVDTAKVQAQYGIHMSLDYYHAGPAMRRPDGRYVNGYLTGSGLPLPFVDEQGRLLRVYQQHTHIVDEHQIAAFDHGYEMNLSAADAVALSRQQIDQAVERFPSALGLQSHFDPYAFSPEKAALERDWLDGILHHAASRGVAIMSAEQWLAFTEMRHGAAMRDLTWNDAEGMLTFEAETGGTAQHHLLLLLPVEHRQRPLRQVMIDGMLTSAVRRQVGGVTYGAVPLARGQRRVRAYYAKS; encoded by the coding sequence ATGAAGCAGCCTGCACAGCGCCCAATCATCACTCGTCGCCGTTTCCTTCAGGCGTGTGCGTGCACCGTCGCAGCTGGCGCGCTTGGCGCAACCGGGTATGTTGCGGTCAATGCGCCGCTTCCGGCGCCGCAGCCAGAGTCGGCGGCGTTGCTGGCGCAGGCTACGGGTCGCCCGCAACCAGATGCGCCGATCCTGCTGGTCACCAATCAGCGGGCGATGCCGTCGTTTGGAGCGTATCTCGGCGCCATCTTGCGCGCTGAAGGGTTCGCCGCATTCCGTACAGCCCGGATCGATGATCTCGACAGCGCATTGATCGGTCGTTTCCCGCTGGTGATCCTGGCTGCTGGCAAGTTGACCTCGCCTGAAGCTGAGATGTTCAGATCATACGTTCTATCCGGCGGCAGGCTCATTGCGATGCGTCCCGATCCGCAACTGGCCGATCTTATGGGTGTACGCCATACCGGGGGCGTGTTGGCGCGCGCGTACCTCTCCGCCGCCGATCATCCACTGGCGCGAGGTATTGACCGACACGCCTTCCAGATTCACACGCCGGTGGAGCAGTATCAACTGGCTGGCGCTGAACCGATTGCCTGGGCCAGTCAGCCTTACGGAAGCGCCACACGTTATCCGGCTGCAGTGGTCAACCGCGCCGGTAAAGGTATTGCTGCTCTCTGGTCCTTCGATCTCCCACACAATATCGCCCTGATACGGCAGGGAAATCCCGGCGCCGCCAATCAGGAGCGCGACGGACTCGACGGGATTCGCACCATGGATCTGTTCGTCGACTGGATCGATCCGGAGGTGATAGACGTACCGCAGGCCGATGAACTGCAGCGCCTGCTCGCCAACATGATCCACGCCCTCACTGACGCGATGCCGCTCCCACGAATCTGGTACCTGCCGCAAGGGGCGACGGCGGTGCTTGTTGCGACAGGTGACGCGCACGGGATTCAGGTGGGACATATTACACCAGGGCTTGAAATTGTCGAACGCTATGGTGGAACGATCTCGGTCTATTACACGACCCCCAGGGTCAGCGCCGCACGGCGCACGGCACGGCGAATCCAGTGGTGGGCCGAAACCCTTCCAGTCGTCGGGCATGTTTTCGAAGAACATTCAGGCTACCCGACGCCCCGCCTTGTTGAAAGCTGGCGCGAACAGGGCCATGGGTTCGGCCTGCATCCATGGGTTGAGGAAGGTGTGGCATACGGCTATAACCGTGCCTGGAACGATTTTGTGAAACATGGCTACGGTCCCGCAGCTCCGACGGTGCGTACCCACCGCGTGCTCTGGTCGGGTTGGGTTGATACCGCGAAAGTGCAGGCGCAGTACGGCATTCATATGAGCCTCGATTATTACCATGCCGGCCCGGCAATGCGCCGACCCGATGGTCGTTATGTCAATGGTTACCTGACCGGCAGCGGCCTGCCGTTGCCGTTTGTCGACGAACAGGGTCGCCTGCTGCGCGTCTACCAGCAGCACACACATATTGTTGATGAGCACCAGATTGCTGCATTCGACCATGGATATGAGATGAATCTGAGTGCGGCGGATGCTGTGGCGTTATCGCGACAACAGATCGATCAGGCGGTCGAACGGTTTCCATCGGCGCTCGGCCTCCAGAGCCACTTCGATCCATATGCATTTTCGCCCGAAAAGGCTGCCCTGGAACGCGACTGGCTCGATGGTATCCTGCATCATGCCGCCAGTCGTGGTGTTGCCATCATGTCTGCTGAACAGTGGCTGGCGTTTACAGAGATGCGTCATGGCGCCGCGATGCGCGACCTGACCTGGAATGACGCCGAAGGGATGCTGACGTTCGAGGCAGAGACGGGAGGGACAGCGCAGCATCATCTGCTGCTGTTACTGCCGGTGGAACACCGGCAACGCCCACTGCGCCAGGTGATGATCGATGGCATGCTAACGAGCGCCGTGCGCAGGCAGGTCGGTGGTGTGACCTATGGCGCAGTGCCGCTCGCTCGCGGGCAGCGTCGGGTACGGGCGTATTATGCCAAATCTTGA
- a CDS encoding glycosyltransferase family 4 protein, whose amino-acid sequence MRVLIVATNATPSGLNDEVRAGRHQRVDYLELAQRFRTVYHDYNALPSRRLCRRVEDMCRLDIRQALAVAHLAKRGGYDAVMSLSERVGIPLARLLDRRIRHLVIVHHGMSRFKLGLIRALRLQDRWDIVAAISRAEAEGMRVALGLRASQVVALHTPVDVDFYKPAQPSTGREAFIQSLGLSYRNYPTLIRAMRRLPHIPCHLRVGSTWVQRRGGHEDETLPPNVTLQPFVHPNELRRCYAESRFIVVPIKASTQWSAGCTSVQAAQAMGKPVIATRRPGLSEYLVDGETGILVEPGDDRGMAEAIDMLWNDPQRVVRMGRNAREWIASRHSLDQWLDRVVTLVKQMVHPEQSESGNRSAKTAPSLHERLTK is encoded by the coding sequence ATGCGCGTTCTAATAGTTGCAACCAACGCAACGCCGTCGGGACTCAATGATGAGGTGCGCGCCGGGCGCCATCAGCGTGTCGATTATCTGGAACTGGCGCAGCGCTTCAGGACGGTGTACCACGACTATAACGCGCTGCCGTCACGCCGCCTGTGCCGCCGGGTCGAGGACATGTGTCGTCTTGACATTCGTCAGGCGCTGGCGGTGGCGCATCTGGCGAAACGTGGCGGATATGATGCAGTGATGAGTCTTTCGGAGCGGGTTGGCATCCCACTTGCGCGTCTGCTCGACCGGCGCATCCGTCACCTGGTGATCGTTCATCACGGTATGTCGCGGTTCAAGTTGGGGTTGATCAGGGCATTGCGTTTACAGGATCGCTGGGATATTGTCGCCGCCATCAGCCGCGCCGAAGCGGAAGGGATGCGGGTGGCGCTTGGGCTTCGAGCGTCGCAAGTGGTAGCGCTCCATACGCCGGTCGATGTCGATTTCTACAAGCCAGCGCAACCATCAACCGGGCGTGAGGCGTTCATCCAGAGCCTGGGGTTGTCGTACCGCAACTATCCAACACTCATTCGCGCCATGCGGCGCCTGCCGCACATTCCCTGTCACCTGCGGGTGGGCAGCACATGGGTTCAGCGGCGTGGCGGTCATGAGGATGAAACGTTGCCGCCAAATGTGACGCTCCAACCCTTCGTTCATCCCAACGAACTGCGGCGGTGCTACGCAGAGAGTCGCTTTATCGTTGTGCCGATTAAGGCATCGACGCAGTGGAGCGCAGGTTGTACGTCCGTCCAGGCAGCCCAGGCGATGGGCAAACCGGTCATTGCCACGCGCCGACCGGGTCTGAGCGAATATCTCGTCGATGGTGAGACCGGCATACTGGTCGAGCCGGGTGATGACCGGGGCATGGCAGAAGCAATTGACATGCTGTGGAACGACCCGCAGCGGGTGGTGCGTATGGGACGCAATGCACGCGAGTGGATCGCAAGTCGCCATTCGCTCGATCAGTGGCTGGATCGGGTCGTGACGCTGGTTAAACAGATGGTGCATCCTGAGCAGTCGGAATCTGGCAATCGATCCGCAAAAACGGCGCCTTCGCTGCACGAGCGATTGACGAAATAA
- a CDS encoding DUF1624 domain-containing protein, with product MALHSTAGVLTQTEVTMQVGAGSRITAIDALRGVALALMALTHAAFFIGVGMQAESYGGQRVYLQSPPYWISGLLTTLASPIFFCLAGVSLALLEQSRVRKSASPWAVSRFILARAGVIMALDLTICAWLWLGKMPYIHVLTAMGLGMIILSGLRLLPTRAILAVAIATLLVHQGMIEVLRPQLEAGAPQSLAQALFLTYSYETHPPVGFPVLGWGPVMWLGFVLGRNLSQPMLRQPRTWIVIGGGLLLIWAALRLIGGYGDLGAYRAGEPIQYVLVMSKAPPSLSYLAFKLGIAALIFAALVAFPTLIDAGLLRILTLIGQTSLFFYVMHIVIYHALAQCFFLFDPPELPGIVYGYAVWALGMMALVPLCERYRALRKRYPESVLRYL from the coding sequence ATGGCGCTTCACAGTACTGCGGGTGTTCTGACGCAGACCGAAGTGACAATGCAGGTCGGCGCCGGTAGTCGCATCACCGCCATCGACGCGCTGCGCGGCGTGGCGCTGGCGCTCATGGCGCTGACCCACGCGGCGTTTTTCATCGGCGTCGGCATGCAGGCCGAGTCGTATGGCGGGCAGCGCGTGTATCTGCAAAGCCCGCCCTACTGGATCTCCGGCCTGCTCACCACCCTGGCATCGCCGATCTTTTTCTGCCTGGCGGGCGTCAGCCTGGCGCTGCTCGAACAGTCGCGGGTGCGCAAAAGCGCGTCACCGTGGGCAGTGAGCCGCTTCATTCTGGCGCGCGCTGGGGTCATCATGGCGCTCGATCTGACGATCTGCGCCTGGTTGTGGCTGGGGAAGATGCCGTACATCCACGTGCTGACTGCCATGGGGCTGGGGATGATCATCCTGTCCGGGTTGCGCCTGTTGCCGACCCGCGCGATTCTGGCGGTTGCGATTGCAACATTGCTCGTTCACCAGGGCATGATCGAGGTCCTTCGTCCGCAACTCGAAGCGGGAGCGCCGCAGAGCCTGGCGCAGGCGCTCTTTCTGACCTACAGTTATGAGACGCATCCGCCGGTCGGGTTCCCGGTGCTGGGATGGGGTCCGGTGATGTGGCTGGGATTTGTGCTGGGGCGGAATCTGAGCCAGCCGATGTTGCGTCAACCACGCACGTGGATCGTGATCGGGGGGGGACTGTTGCTGATCTGGGCGGCATTGCGGCTGATCGGCGGCTACGGTGATCTGGGAGCATACCGGGCTGGCGAACCGATCCAGTATGTTCTGGTGATGAGCAAGGCGCCGCCGAGCCTGAGCTATCTGGCGTTCAAACTGGGCATCGCGGCGCTGATCTTTGCGGCGCTGGTCGCCTTCCCAACCCTGATTGACGCCGGTCTGTTGCGCATATTGACGCTTATCGGGCAGACCTCGTTGTTCTTCTACGTGATGCACATCGTTATCTATCACGCCCTGGCGCAGTGCTTCTTTCTGTTCGATCCGCCCGAATTGCCGGGCATTGTGTACGGATATGCGGTGTGGGCGCTGGGAATGATGGCGCTGGTTCCACTCTGCGAGCGCTACCGCGCGCTGCGGAAGCGATATCCGGAGAGTGTGCTCAGATATTTGTAG